The Solanum lycopersicum chromosome 9, SLM_r2.1 genome window below encodes:
- the LOC101246465 gene encoding transcription factor SRM1-like, protein MSTNKTCNSSFWTREEDKIFENTLAIYFNNNNLLRMMEEALPQKSLQDIKDHYNILLEDINAIDSGCVPLLNYLEMQSNANQNLKADAKWRRGTPWTEEEHRSFLRGLDIYGRGDWRSISRHCVITRTGMQVASHAQKFFKRLEAANKGERRASILDITSADAEAAGTSQVPKTEDMIGPACGGSQVVPNMSPQESTNAEQQMTTVAEDIDDLMTELEDATAASSGTYSHAITRIGSELEALLAEPMDVDNAISSIFDDEKTPASRYAVVEAAPPYLPPFTPSSNTTVDDEGIFDTDDLFIDQMF, encoded by the exons ATGAGCACCAATAAGACATGCAATAGCTCCTTCTGGACTAGGGAGGAGGATAAAATCTTTGAGAATACCCTAGCGATCTACTTTAACAATAACAATCTATTGAGGATGATGGAAGAAGCACTTCCTCAAAAATCACTTCAGGACATCAAGGATCACTATAATATACTCTTAGAAGATATCAATGCCATCGATTCTGGATGTGTTCCATTACTGAATTATCTGGAAATGCAAAGCAATGCCAACCAAAATTTGAAAGCAGACGCCAAATGGCGAAGAGGGACTCCTTGGACAGAAGAGGAACACAG GTCATTTCTCCGGGGCCTAGATATATATGGAAGAGGTGACTGGAGAAGTATATCTAGGCACTGTGTGATTACAAGAACAGGAATGCAGGTGGCTAGCCATGCACAGAAATTTTTCAAGCGCCTCGAAGCCGCCAACAAAGGGGAGAGAAGAGCAAGCATTCTTGATATTACTAGTGCAGATGCTGAAGCTGCTGGAACTTCCCAAGTTCCAAAAACCGAGGATATGATTGGGCCAGCTTGTGGAGGATCACAAGTAGTGCCAAACATGTCGCCTCAAGAAAGTACCAATGCTGAGCAGCAGATGACAACAGTTGCTGAAG ACATTGATGACCTAATGACGGAGCTGGAGGACGCTACTGCTGCTAGCAGTGGAACTTACAGTCATGCCATCACTAGAATTGGGAGTGAACTAGAAGCATTACTCGCTGAGCCCATGGATGTAGACAACGCTATTAGTTCCatttttgatgatgagaagacaCCAGCTTCCCGTTATGCAGTTGTAGAGGCGGCTCCTCCTTATTTACCTCCCTTCACCCCCTCATCTAACACCACTGTTGATGATGAAGGCATTTTTGATACCGATGACCTGTTCATAGATCAAATGTTCTGA
- the LOC109121053 gene encoding secreted RxLR effector protein 161-like, with the protein MHISTSSGKLIYLTRTRPAIAYAVIVVSQFMQNPTEDHIEAVYKILRYLKRVPGEGLLFLKNEKMVIEGYKDADWAGDLLTRKSTSGYLTFFDGNLVTWRSKKQKVVARSSAEAKF; encoded by the coding sequence ATGCACATATCAACGTCTAGTGGGAAGTTGATCTATCTGACTCGCACAAGGCCAGCCATTGCATATGCTGTAATTGTTGTGAGTCAGTTCATGCAGAACCCAACAGAAGATCATATAGAAGCTGTCTATAAAATTTTGCGATACTTGAAGAGAGTTCCAGGAGAAGGACTATTGTTCttgaagaatgaaaaaatggTCATCGAAGGCTACAAAGATGCAGATTGGGCAGGAGATCTCTTGACCAGGAAATCAACCTCGGGTTATCTCACTTTTTTCGATGGCAATCTTGTCACGTGGAGAAGTAAGAAGCAAAAGGTTGTTGCGAGGTCTAGTGCAGAAGCAAAATTTTGA
- the LOC101245877 gene encoding transcription factor SRM1-like, producing MSTDRTWNSSFWSQEEDKIFENILGIHFNDNNLLRKMEEALPGKTVDEIKDHYNILLEDIDAIDFGGAPLPNYAEIQSNVNQNINADVQWRRGAAWTEEEHRSFLRGLDIYGKGDWRSISRHCVITRTAMQVASHAQKYFKRVEANKKGNRRRRAKPSVLDITGVDTELGGTSEVPITADMIDPSCEGSQAVPNTSTESMCYPESTNAEQMTAVVGGENAFVNVDASSGISGHSISRIGSELEALLSHPMDEDNDFNLIFDVGMEPTSDAGIAPTAQTGISGYAAAGEASAQLPPFYPSSYFGDGEWRSLGPRR from the exons ATGAGCACTGATCGGACCTGGAATAGCTCCTTTTGGAGTCAGGAGGAGGACAAGATCTTTGAGAATATCCTAGGGATACACTTTAACGATAACAATCTACTCAGGAAGATGGAAGAAGCACTTCCCGGAAAAACAGTTGATGAGATCAAGGATCACTATAATATACTCTTAGAAGATATCGATGCCATTGATTTTGGAGGCGCTCCATTACCTAATTATGCAGAAATTCAAAGCAATGTCAACCAAAATATAAACGCAGATGTTCAATGGCGAAGAGGGGCTGCTTGGACAGAAGAGGAACACAG GTCATTTCTCCGAGGCTTAGATATATATGGAAAAGGTGACTGGAGAAGTATATCTAGGCACTGTGTGATAACAAGAACCGCAATGCAAGTGGCTTCCCATGCGCAGAAGTATTTCAAGCGCGTTGAAGCCAACAAGAAAGGGAACAGAAGAAGAAGAGCAAAACCAAGTGTTCTTGATATAACTGGCGTGGATACTGAATTAGGTGGTACTTCCGAAGTTCCTATCACCGCGGACATGATTGACCCTTCTTGCGAGGGATCACAAGCAGTGCCGAACACTAGCACTGAGAGCATGTGTTATCCAGAAAGCACCAATGCTGAGCAGATGACAGCAGTAGTCGGAGGCGAAAATGCTTTTGTGAATGTTGATGCTAGCAGTGGAATTTCCGGTCATTCTATCTCTAGAATCGGGAGTGAACTTGAAGCATTACTCAGTCACCCAATGGACGAAGacaatgatttcaatttgatttttgatgtCGGGATGGAACCAACTTCTGATGCTGGGATAGCACCAACTGCTCAAACCGGAATATCCGGTTATGCAGCTGCAGGGGAGGCTTCAGCTCAGTTGCCTCCCTTTTACCCCTCATCTTACTTTGGTGATGGAGAATGGCGCAGTTTAGGCCCTCGCCGTTGA
- the LOC138338256 gene encoding uncharacterized protein encodes MQVVSHAQKYFKRIEANKKGNRRRRAKPSVLDITGVDTELGGTSEVPITADMIDPACEGSQAVPNTSTESMCNRESTNAEQMTAVVGGENAFVNVDASSGTSGHFISGIGSELEALLSHPMDEDNDFNLIFDFGMEPTSDAGITPTSQTRMSGYAAAGEASAQLPLVMENGAV; translated from the coding sequence ATGCAAGTGGTTTCCCATGCGCAGAAGTATTTCAAGCGCATTGAAGCCAACAAGAAAGGGAACAGAAGAAGAAGAGCAAAACCAAGTGTTCTTGATATAACTGGCGTGGATACTGAATTAGGTGGTACTTCCGAAGTTCCTATCACCGCGGACATGATTGACCCTGCTTGCGAGGGATCACAAGCAGTGCCGAACACTAGCACTGAGAGCATGTGTAATCGAGAAAGCACCAATGCTGAGCAGATGACAGCAGTAGTCGGAGGCGAAAATGCTTTTGTGAATGTTGATGCTAGCAGTGGAACTTCCGGTCATTTTATCTCTGGAATCGGGAGTGAACTTGAAGCATTACTCAGTCACCCAATGGACGAAGacaatgatttcaatttgatttttgattttgggATGGAACCAACTTCTGATGCTGGGATAACACCAACTTCTCAAACCAGAATGTCCGGTTATGCAGCTGCAGGGGAGGCTTCAGCTCAGTTACCTTTGGTGATGGAGAATGGTGCAGTTTAG
- the LOC138338254 gene encoding transcription factor SRM1-like: protein MSTDRTWNSSFWSQEEDKIFENFLAIHFNDNNLLRKMEEALPGKIVDEIKDHYNILLEDIDAIDFGGAPLPNYAEIQSNANQNMKAYVQWRRGAAWTEEEHRSFLRGLDIYGKGDWRSISRKCVITRTAMQVASHAQKYFKRVEANKKGNRRRRAKPSVLDITGVDTELGGTSEVPITADMIDPACEGSQAVPNTSTESMCN from the exons ATGAGCACTGATCGGACCTGGAATAGCTCCTTTTGGAGTCAGGAGGAGGACAAGATCTTTGAGAATTTCCTAGCGATACACTTTAACGATAACAATCTACTCAGGAAGATGGAAGAAGCACTTCCTGGAAAAATAGTTGATGAGATCAAGGATCACTATAATATACTCTTAGAAGATATCGATGCCATCGATTTTGGAGGCGCTCCATTACCTAATTATGCAGAAATTCAAAGCAATGCCAACCAAAATATGAAAGCATATGTTCAATGGCGAAGAGGGGCTGCTTGGACAGAAGAGGAACACAG GTCATTTCTCCGAGGCTTAGATATATATGGAAAAGGTGACTGGAGAAGTATATCTAGGAAATGTGTGATAACAAGAACCGCAATGCAAGTGGCTTCCCATGCGCAGAAGTATTTCAAGCGCGTTGAAGCCAACAAGAAAGGGAACAGAAGAAGAAGAGCAAAACCAAGTGTTCTTGATATAACTGGCGTGGATACTGAATTAGGCGGTACTTCCGAAGTTCCTATCACCGCGGACATGATTGACCCTGCTTGCGAGGGATCACAAGCAGTGCCGAACACTAGCACTGAGAGCATGTGTAATTGA